The following proteins come from a genomic window of Rutidosis leptorrhynchoides isolate AG116_Rl617_1_P2 chromosome 10, CSIRO_AGI_Rlap_v1, whole genome shotgun sequence:
- the LOC139871369 gene encoding protein FAR1-RELATED SEQUENCE 5-like, with protein MKGSEKNVHGTVIDFRNWKRDLNVFINATDSQMLVNKMEERKKYVPGFSFEYKLEKSQLHSIFWADEVAKCNYKEFSDVISFDATYRTNRYNLKFVPFTGIDNHRRCVTVAAAMIRDETAESYKWLLNCFMKTFGKEPNMIVTDRDKSMAIAIKEVFKTAKHRLCMWHIMRKVPSKIQEANPNIEDKQEKDFKKRFDKIVWNMYIEPTVFEEKWEKLMDDFSLKNDSWFKYMFDIRSSWIPAYFIETEMFSLMRTTSRSESENAFFHTLQDLHQIC; from the exons ATGAAAGGGTCTGAAAAAAATGTTCATGGAACTGTAATTGACTTCAGAAACTGGAAACGAGATTTGAATGTGTTTATCAATGCAACTGATTCTCAAATGCTCGTTAACAAAATGGAAGAAAGGAAAAAATATGTTCCTGGTTTTTCATTTGAGTACAAGCTTGAAAAAAGTCAATTACATTCCATTTTCTGGGCGGATGAAGTTGCAAAGTGCAACTACAAGGAGTTTAGTGATGTTATCTCATTTGATGCAACATATAGAACTAACAG GTACAACCTCAAGTTTGTACCATTTACTGGAATAGATAACCACCGTAGGTGTGTCACTGTTGCTGCGGCAATGATCAGGGATGAAACAGCCGAGAGTTACAAATGGCTACTTAATTGCTTCATGAAGACATTCGGGAAAGAGCCAAACATGATTGTGACAGATCGGGATAAATCAATGGCGATAGCCATAAAAGAGGTCTTTAAGACGGCAAAGCATAGACTATGCATGTGGCACATTATGAGGAAGGTGCCATCAAAG ATTCAAGAAGCAAATCCTAATATTGAAGACAAACAAGAAAAAGACTTCAAGAAGAGATTTGATAAAATTGTGTGGAATATGTACATAGAACCaactgtttttgaagaaaaatgGGAAAAGTTGATGGACGATTTTTCATTGAAGAATGACAGTtggttcaaatatatgtttgatattAGATCAAGTTGGATACCAGCATATTTCATCGAGACTGAAATGTTTAGTTTGATGCGAACTACTTCAAGATCAGAGAGTGAAAATGCTTTTTTTCACACTTTACAAGATCTGcatcaaatctgttga